Proteins from a genomic interval of Streptomyces sp. Tu6071:
- the aspS gene encoding aspartate--tRNA ligase, whose amino-acid sequence MHRYRSHTCGELRASDVGTDVRLSGWLHNRRDLGGILFIDLRDHYGITQLVARPGTAAFETLDKLSKETVLRVDGKVVSRGAENVNPDLPTGAVEVEAGEVEVLGEAGPLPFTINAEDGVNEERRLEYRFLDLRRERMHRNIMLRTAVIAAVRQKMVALGFNEMATPILTATSPEGARDFVVPSRLNPGRFYALPQAPQQFKQLLMVSGFDRYFQIAPCFRDEDARADRSPGEFYQLDVEMSFVEQEDVFQPVEKLMTELFTEFGGGREVTSPFPRIPFRESMLKYGNDKPDLRAQLELHDISDVFASSEFKAFAGKHVRALPVPDTAKQSRKFFDQLGEYAVEQGAKGLAWVRVGEDGQLAGPIAKFLTADDVKALTERLSLAPGHAVFFGAGEFDEVSKIMSAVRVEAAKRAGHFEEGVFRFCWVVDFPMFEKDEETGKIDFSHNPFSMPQGGMDALEHKDPLDILAWQYDIVCNGIELSSGAIRNHEPAIMLKAFEIAGYDRETVEHEFAGMLRAFRLGAPPHGGIAPGIDRIVMLLADEPNIRETIAFPLNGNAQDLMMGAPTELDETRLRELNIQLRKPVQK is encoded by the coding sequence ATGCACCGGTACCGGTCCCACACCTGCGGCGAGCTCCGCGCCTCCGACGTCGGCACCGACGTCCGGCTGAGCGGCTGGCTGCACAATCGGCGCGACCTCGGCGGCATCCTCTTTATCGATCTGCGCGACCACTACGGCATCACCCAGCTCGTCGCCCGCCCCGGCACCGCCGCCTTCGAGACGCTCGACAAGCTCTCCAAGGAGACCGTCCTGCGCGTCGACGGCAAGGTCGTCTCGCGCGGTGCGGAGAACGTCAACCCCGACCTGCCCACGGGCGCGGTCGAGGTCGAGGCGGGCGAGGTCGAGGTGCTCGGCGAGGCCGGGCCGCTGCCCTTCACGATCAACGCCGAGGACGGCGTCAACGAGGAGCGGCGGCTGGAGTACCGCTTCCTCGACCTGCGCCGCGAGCGCATGCACCGCAACATCATGCTGCGCACCGCCGTCATCGCGGCCGTGCGGCAGAAGATGGTCGCGCTCGGCTTCAACGAGATGGCGACGCCGATCCTCACCGCGACCTCGCCCGAGGGCGCCCGCGACTTCGTCGTCCCCTCGCGCCTGAACCCCGGCCGCTTCTACGCGCTGCCCCAGGCCCCGCAGCAGTTCAAGCAGCTCCTCATGGTCTCCGGCTTCGACCGCTACTTCCAGATCGCGCCGTGCTTCCGCGACGAGGACGCGCGCGCCGACCGCTCGCCCGGCGAGTTCTACCAGCTCGACGTGGAGATGAGCTTCGTCGAGCAGGAGGACGTCTTCCAGCCGGTCGAGAAGCTCATGACGGAGCTGTTCACCGAGTTCGGCGGGGGCCGCGAGGTCACCTCTCCGTTCCCGCGCATCCCGTTCCGCGAGTCGATGCTCAAGTACGGCAACGACAAGCCGGACCTGCGCGCCCAGCTCGAACTGCACGACATCTCGGACGTCTTCGCCTCGTCGGAGTTCAAGGCGTTCGCGGGCAAGCACGTGCGCGCGCTGCCCGTGCCCGACACCGCGAAGCAGTCCCGCAAGTTCTTCGACCAGCTCGGCGAGTACGCGGTCGAGCAGGGCGCGAAGGGCCTCGCGTGGGTCCGTGTGGGCGAGGACGGGCAGCTCGCGGGCCCGATCGCGAAGTTCCTCACGGCCGACGACGTCAAGGCGCTCACCGAGCGCCTTTCGCTGGCCCCCGGGCACGCCGTCTTCTTCGGCGCCGGTGAGTTCGACGAGGTCTCGAAGATCATGTCGGCGGTGCGCGTCGAGGCCGCGAAGCGGGCCGGGCACTTCGAGGAGGGCGTCTTCCGGTTCTGCTGGGTCGTCGACTTCCCGATGTTCGAGAAGGACGAGGAGACCGGGAAGATCGACTTCTCGCACAACCCGTTCTCGATGCCGCAGGGCGGCATGGACGCGCTGGAGCACAAGGACCCGCTGGACATCCTGGCCTGGCAGTACGACATCGTGTGCAACGGCATCGAGCTGTCCTCCGGCGCGATCCGCAACCACGAGCCCGCGATCATGCTGAAGGCGTTCGAGATCGCCGGCTACGACCGCGAGACCGTCGAGCACGAGTTCGCGGGCATGCTCCGCGCCTTCCGCCTCGGCGCCCCGCCCCACGGCGGCATCGCCCCCGGCATCGACCGCATCGTGATGCTCCTCGCCGACGAGCCGAACATCCGCGAGACGATCGCCTTCCCGCTCAACGGCAACGCCCAGGACCTGATGATGGGCGCGCCGACGGAGCTGGACGAGACGAGGCTGCGGGAGCTGAACATCCAGCTCAGGAAGCCGGTCCAGAAGTAG
- a CDS encoding ATP-binding SpoIIE family protein phosphatase yields MGSENVAPSASEALSVLRTGLWRWDDAAGTIAVDAEAARLLGLPARPVTLSEAAVRARFHPSDWNEIQSVITLAAAEETLGEARLRVMDEQGNVVRVVRTRSRPTRPVAPPEEEDGSAAEHDVADTSATWLGSDVTAPAAGRSPRTSPGFILVGTLQEITEPSPGTVTRAPVTGDWRRSREAFLLDAGRALAEARSTTEVLRVAAGLSMPGFSPDGLAVFGVENDHLTVIGHHGHRRDAAAPFAEIPLDADYPAAEVIRTGRAVYLSSPKEYRERYPATWPLVAAFNRKSWAFLPLVAAGRTMGAWLAAFTYPVAFTVDERSVLATVARMLAQALSRAGIADSQRELSEDLQRSMLPRLGPAMPGMSLAARYVPTGGGLRVGGDWYDMIPLPSGRTALVIGDVQGHDVRAAGLMGQLRIAVRAYAAEGHRADAVLTRAARFLHGISETRGMDSTAVEGADALDELDDDPRFATCLYVEVDPANGTLEIARAGHPEPAVRMADGTMLRRSVAGGLPLGIDPDADYPTTRLVLEPGETIMMCTDGLIETGGHDLDTGWKRLRRAVESYEGDDVEGLADALLGAVHGPGAEEDTGPLRPLHEDDIAVVLLRRALIGSSSRLRHPRGRRAILSVAQAEPERVAGARRQLRDLLHDWPEREQVDSAVLMCSEMLTNVLVHTEGDALLIASVTGPPGARRMRVEVMDEDDTLPHRRDPGELASSGRGLVLMELLADDWGVSPRGEGKSIWFELREEEEEEEEEDEGEEENEDDGAGGDEGGGAR; encoded by the coding sequence ATGGGTAGCGAAAACGTCGCCCCCAGCGCCTCCGAAGCTCTCTCCGTGCTGCGCACGGGCCTGTGGCGGTGGGACGACGCGGCCGGGACCATCGCCGTGGACGCCGAGGCGGCCCGGCTGCTCGGGCTGCCCGCGCGCCCGGTGACGCTCTCGGAGGCGGCGGTACGCGCGCGGTTCCACCCCTCCGACTGGAACGAGATCCAGAGCGTCATCACCCTCGCCGCCGCCGAGGAGACCCTCGGCGAGGCCCGGCTGCGGGTCATGGACGAGCAGGGCAACGTCGTCCGGGTCGTCCGCACCCGCTCGCGGCCCACCCGCCCCGTCGCCCCGCCGGAGGAGGAGGACGGGTCGGCGGCCGAGCACGACGTGGCCGACACCTCGGCGACGTGGCTCGGCAGCGACGTGACCGCCCCGGCCGCGGGCCGCTCGCCCCGTACCAGCCCCGGGTTCATCCTCGTCGGGACCCTGCAGGAGATCACCGAGCCCTCGCCGGGCACCGTCACGCGGGCGCCCGTCACGGGCGACTGGCGGCGCTCGCGCGAGGCGTTCCTGCTCGACGCGGGCCGGGCGCTCGCCGAGGCCCGCTCCACGACGGAGGTCCTGCGCGTCGCCGCCGGGCTCTCCATGCCGGGCTTCTCGCCCGACGGCCTCGCCGTCTTCGGCGTGGAGAACGACCACCTCACCGTCATAGGCCACCACGGCCACCGCAGGGACGCCGCCGCGCCCTTCGCCGAGATCCCCCTCGACGCCGACTACCCGGCCGCCGAGGTCATCCGCACCGGACGCGCCGTCTACCTCTCCTCGCCGAAGGAGTACCGCGAGCGCTACCCCGCGACGTGGCCGCTCGTCGCCGCGTTCAACCGCAAGTCCTGGGCCTTCCTGCCGCTCGTCGCCGCCGGGCGCACGATGGGCGCCTGGCTCGCCGCGTTCACGTACCCCGTCGCCTTCACCGTCGACGAGCGCTCCGTGCTCGCGACCGTCGCGCGGATGCTCGCGCAGGCGCTGAGCCGCGCCGGGATCGCCGACTCGCAGCGCGAGCTGTCCGAGGACCTCCAGCGCTCGATGCTGCCGCGCCTCGGCCCCGCGATGCCCGGCATGAGCCTCGCGGCCCGCTACGTGCCGACCGGCGGGGGCCTGCGGGTCGGCGGCGACTGGTACGACATGATCCCGCTGCCCTCGGGCCGCACCGCGCTCGTCATCGGCGACGTGCAGGGCCACGACGTGCGCGCGGCCGGGCTCATGGGACAGCTGCGGATCGCGGTACGGGCCTACGCGGCCGAGGGGCACCGCGCCGACGCGGTCCTCACCCGCGCCGCCCGCTTCCTGCACGGCATCAGCGAGACGCGGGGCATGGACTCGACGGCGGTGGAGGGCGCGGACGCCCTGGACGAGCTGGACGACGACCCGCGCTTCGCCACGTGCCTCTACGTCGAGGTCGACCCGGCGAACGGGACGCTGGAGATCGCCCGCGCGGGCCACCCCGAGCCGGCGGTCCGGATGGCGGACGGCACGATGCTGCGCCGCTCCGTCGCGGGCGGCCTCCCGCTCGGCATCGACCCGGACGCGGACTACCCGACGACGCGGCTCGTCCTCGAACCCGGCGAGACGATCATGATGTGCACGGACGGCCTCATCGAGACCGGCGGCCACGACCTCGACACCGGCTGGAAGCGGCTGCGGCGCGCGGTCGAGTCGTACGAAGGCGACGACGTCGAGGGCCTCGCGGACGCGCTGCTCGGGGCCGTCCACGGGCCGGGCGCCGAGGAGGACACGGGCCCGCTGCGACCGCTCCACGAGGACGACATCGCCGTCGTCCTCCTGCGCCGCGCGCTCATCGGCTCGTCGAGCCGGCTGCGCCACCCGCGCGGGCGCCGCGCGATCCTCTCCGTCGCGCAGGCGGAGCCGGAGCGGGTCGCGGGGGCGCGACGGCAACTGCGCGACCTGCTGCACGACTGGCCGGAGCGGGAGCAGGTCGACTCGGCGGTGCTGATGTGCTCCGAGATGCTGACGAACGTCCTCGTGCACACCGAGGGCGACGCCCTCCTCATCGCCTCCGTGACGGGCCCGCCGGGGGCCCGGCGGATGCGCGTCGAGGTCATGGACGAGGACGACACGCTGCCGCACCGCCGCGACCCGGGCGAACTGGCCTCCTCGGGGCGGGGCCTGGTGCTGATGGAACTCCTCGCGGACGACTGGGGGGTGTCGCCCCGGGGCGAGGGGAAGTCGATCTGGTTCGAGCTGCGGGAGGAAGAGGAGGAAGAGGAGGAAGAGGACGAGGGCGAGGAGGAGAACGAGGACGACGGGGCGGGCGGGGACGAGGGCGGCGGGGCGCGGTGA
- a CDS encoding AI-2E family transporter, whose amino-acid sequence MPVPSSSAKSLAELLPEPMRRLGAWCVLLLLVTGVAAVGIWLCVELKTAVTPILLAVLGTALLRPLYSLLVHRAHVQRSLAAGITCAAVVAAVGGAGYIVTSAIVDNGQQILDSIRSGIEDAASWVGAEDTSLDDITHNARQLLNKFGGTAATGVINGLSVVGSFVATAVLALLLMFFFLRDAGRALRGLRELSPGDSSDLVEAMARRAYQAVAGFMHGTTIIALIDATFITIGLLVLGVPGALGLGALVFLGAYIPYLGAFLSGAVAILVALADRGFVIALWVLGVVLAVQVLEGHLLQPVVQSRTVQMHPAVVMVTITAGASLAGILGMLLAVPLTAAAFGIFRELRERYGDGGGASAEASGDTP is encoded by the coding sequence ATGCCCGTACCGTCGTCGTCCGCCAAGTCCCTCGCAGAGCTGCTGCCCGAGCCCATGCGCAGGCTCGGGGCCTGGTGCGTACTGCTGCTGCTCGTCACCGGCGTCGCCGCGGTCGGGATCTGGCTGTGCGTCGAGCTGAAGACCGCGGTCACGCCGATCCTGCTCGCCGTGCTCGGGACCGCGCTGCTGCGCCCGCTCTACTCGCTGCTCGTGCACCGCGCGCACGTGCAGCGCTCGCTCGCGGCCGGGATCACGTGCGCGGCCGTCGTCGCGGCGGTCGGCGGGGCCGGGTACATCGTCACGAGCGCGATCGTCGACAACGGGCAGCAGATCCTCGACTCGATCCGCAGCGGCATCGAGGACGCGGCCTCGTGGGTCGGCGCGGAGGACACCTCGCTCGACGACATCACGCACAACGCCCGGCAGTTGCTGAACAAGTTCGGCGGGACGGCGGCGACCGGCGTCATCAACGGGCTGAGCGTCGTGGGCAGTTTCGTGGCGACGGCCGTGCTCGCGCTGCTGCTGATGTTCTTCTTCCTGCGCGACGCGGGCCGCGCGCTGCGCGGGCTGCGCGAGCTCTCGCCCGGCGACAGCTCCGACCTCGTGGAGGCGATGGCGCGGCGCGCGTACCAGGCCGTCGCGGGCTTCATGCACGGCACGACGATCATCGCGCTCATCGACGCCACGTTCATCACGATCGGGCTGCTCGTGCTGGGGGTGCCGGGGGCGCTCGGGCTCGGCGCGCTCGTCTTCCTCGGCGCGTACATCCCCTACCTCGGCGCCTTCCTCTCCGGCGCCGTCGCGATCCTCGTGGCGCTCGCGGACCGGGGCTTCGTCATCGCGCTGTGGGTGCTCGGCGTCGTGCTCGCGGTGCAGGTCCTGGAGGGGCACCTGCTCCAGCCGGTCGTGCAGAGCCGCACGGTGCAGATGCACCCGGCCGTCGTCATGGTGACGATCACGGCGGGCGCCTCGCTCGCGGGCATCCTCGGGATGCTCCTCGCGGTCCCGCTCACGGCCGCCGCGTTCGGGATCTTCAGGGAGCTGCGGGAGCGGTACGGGGACGGGGGCGGGGCGAGCGCGGAGGCGTCGGGCGACACTCCGTGA
- a CDS encoding SDR family NAD(P)-dependent oxidoreductase has translation MNGLEGKAALVTGGSRGIGEAVVRRLSAEGARVAFTYVRDEARAAALVKDLDGPALALRADSADPAAVRGAVAETVRAFGGLDVLVNNAGAFHVGALADLGDAEIEQTLAVNVRAPYEAARAAAPHLPEGGRIITIGSNTAVRLPFPGFALYAMSKTALVGLTKGLARELGPRGITATLVHPGPTDTDANPASSAQAPTVAALTALDRYAAPHEIAATVAFLCGPDATYVTGAEIAVDGGWGA, from the coding sequence ATGAACGGACTTGAGGGAAAGGCAGCCCTGGTGACCGGCGGCTCGCGGGGCATCGGGGAGGCGGTCGTGCGGCGCCTGTCCGCCGAGGGCGCGCGCGTGGCGTTCACGTACGTACGGGACGAGGCGCGCGCCGCCGCGCTCGTGAAGGATCTCGACGGTCCCGCGCTCGCGCTGCGGGCCGACAGCGCGGACCCGGCGGCGGTGCGGGGCGCGGTGGCCGAGACGGTACGGGCCTTCGGCGGCCTCGACGTCCTGGTCAACAACGCGGGCGCCTTCCACGTGGGGGCGCTCGCGGACCTCGGGGACGCGGAGATCGAGCAGACCCTCGCGGTCAACGTCCGCGCCCCCTACGAGGCGGCCCGTGCGGCGGCCCCGCACCTCCCGGAGGGCGGCCGGATCATCACGATCGGCAGCAACACGGCCGTCCGCCTCCCCTTCCCCGGCTTCGCCCTCTACGCGATGAGCAAGACGGCCCTCGTCGGGCTGACGAAGGGGCTCGCCCGCGAGCTGGGCCCGCGCGGCATCACCGCGACCCTCGTCCACCCGGGCCCCACCGACACCGACGCCAACCCGGCCTCCTCGGCCCAGGCCCCCACGGTCGCCGCCCTCACCGCCCTCGACCGCTACGCCGCCCCGCACGAGATCGCGGCGACGGTCGCCTTCCTCTGCGGCCCGGACGCGACCTACGTGACGGGTGCGGAGATCGCCGTGGACGGGGGCTGGGGGGCGTAG
- a CDS encoding CsbD family protein produces the protein MAAKHGKHAHRTDQKATARAERVKGAVKEKAGKLVGNERLQAEGGVERSRGDMRQAKEKVKDAFRH, from the coding sequence ATGGCCGCCAAGCACGGCAAGCACGCACACCGTACGGACCAGAAGGCGACCGCCCGCGCGGAGCGCGTGAAGGGTGCCGTGAAGGAGAAGGCGGGCAAGCTCGTCGGCAACGAGCGGCTCCAGGCCGAAGGCGGCGTCGAACGCTCCCGGGGCGACATGCGGCAGGCGAAGGAGAAGGTCAAGGACGCCTTCCGCCACTGA
- a CDS encoding GntR family transcriptional regulator: protein MSSVPTAAPSAEPRPPKQPPAADRVYTHVKHRILDRSYAGGTLLTEGEVADEVGVSRTPVREAMLRLEVEGLLKLYPKKGVLVLPVSAQEIEDVVETRLLVEQHAARKAVPASPVLLTRLEELIDEHQRLADAGDYEGAAASDRCFHAEIVRSGGNDILSRLYDQLRDRQLRMGVAVMYSHPDRIQKTLHEHREILAALRAGDAGAAVAVVDRHVGWFHTLARGEVR, encoded by the coding sequence ATGTCCTCCGTCCCCACGGCCGCACCCTCCGCCGAGCCCAGGCCCCCCAAGCAGCCCCCCGCCGCGGACCGCGTCTACACGCACGTCAAGCACCGCATCCTCGACCGCAGCTACGCCGGCGGCACCCTCCTCACCGAGGGCGAGGTCGCCGACGAGGTCGGCGTCTCGCGCACCCCCGTACGGGAGGCGATGCTGCGCCTGGAGGTCGAGGGGCTGCTCAAGCTCTACCCGAAGAAGGGCGTCCTCGTCCTGCCCGTCTCGGCGCAGGAGATCGAGGACGTCGTCGAGACGCGGCTCCTCGTCGAGCAGCACGCGGCGCGCAAGGCCGTGCCCGCCTCGCCCGTACTCCTCACACGCCTGGAGGAGCTGATCGACGAGCACCAGCGGCTCGCCGACGCGGGGGACTACGAGGGCGCCGCGGCGAGCGACCGCTGCTTCCACGCCGAGATCGTGCGCAGCGGCGGCAACGACATCCTCTCGCGCCTGTACGACCAGCTCCGCGACCGTCAGCTCCGCATGGGCGTCGCGGTCATGTACTCGCACCCGGACCGCATCCAGAAGACCCTGCACGAGCACCGCGAGATCCTCGCGGCGCTGCGCGCGGGCGACGCCGGGGCCGCCGTCGCCGTCGTCGACCGGCACGTCGGCTGGTTCCACACGCTCGCCCGCGGGGAGGTGCGATGA
- a CDS encoding MFS transporter — protein sequence MTAQSVPARATLPGDPPGGRAAVTMWSVGVSVYFVAIIFRTSLGVAGLDAVDRFHVGASALSTFSILQLLVYAGMQIPVGLMVDRMGTKKVLCLGAVLFTLGQLGFAFSPDYTTGLLSRALLGCGDAMTFISVLRLGNRWFPARRGPFVGQLAGLVGMAGNLVSTLVIARLLHGIGWTAAFAGSAGLGVVVLVVTLLFLKDHPEGHEPPPLPAAHRGAAYVRAQIAATWREPGSRLGMWTHFTTQFPAMVFLLLWGMPFLVEQQGLSRGTAGNLLTVVILSNIVVGLVYGQLIARHHGARIPLVLGTVGATGLMWALVLGWGPHAPMWLLVVLTLVLGACGPASMIGFDFARPANPPERQGTASGIVNIGGFSACMILLLAIGVLLDATGDNYRVAFCAIFAVEALGISQILRLRARALRRERERLVASRVETVHVPA from the coding sequence ATGACCGCGCAGTCCGTGCCCGCGCGCGCCACGCTCCCCGGCGATCCGCCCGGCGGCCGGGCGGCCGTCACGATGTGGAGCGTCGGCGTCTCCGTCTACTTCGTCGCGATCATCTTCCGCACGTCGCTCGGCGTCGCCGGGCTCGACGCGGTCGACCGCTTCCACGTCGGCGCCTCGGCGCTCTCGACCTTCTCCATACTCCAGCTCCTCGTCTACGCGGGGATGCAGATACCCGTCGGCCTCATGGTCGACCGCATGGGCACGAAGAAGGTGCTGTGCCTCGGCGCGGTCCTCTTCACCCTCGGCCAGCTCGGCTTCGCCTTCTCGCCGGACTACACGACGGGCCTGCTCTCGCGCGCGCTGCTCGGCTGCGGCGACGCGATGACGTTCATCAGCGTGCTGCGCCTCGGCAACCGCTGGTTCCCGGCCCGGCGCGGCCCCTTCGTCGGCCAGCTCGCCGGCCTCGTCGGCATGGCGGGCAACCTCGTCTCGACGCTCGTCATCGCCCGGCTCCTGCACGGCATCGGCTGGACGGCGGCCTTCGCGGGCAGCGCGGGACTCGGCGTCGTCGTCCTCGTCGTCACGCTGCTCTTCCTCAAGGACCACCCCGAGGGCCACGAGCCGCCGCCCCTGCCCGCCGCGCACCGCGGCGCCGCCTACGTCCGCGCGCAGATCGCCGCGACGTGGCGCGAGCCGGGCAGCAGGCTCGGGATGTGGACGCACTTCACGACGCAGTTCCCCGCGATGGTCTTCCTGCTCCTGTGGGGCATGCCGTTCCTCGTGGAGCAGCAGGGCCTCTCGCGCGGCACGGCGGGAAACCTGCTCACGGTCGTCATCCTGTCGAACATCGTCGTGGGGCTCGTCTACGGGCAGCTCATCGCCCGCCACCACGGCGCCCGCATCCCGCTCGTGCTCGGCACCGTGGGCGCGACGGGCCTGATGTGGGCGCTGGTCCTGGGCTGGGGCCCCCACGCCCCGATGTGGCTCCTCGTCGTCCTGACCCTGGTGCTCGGCGCCTGCGGCCCGGCCTCGATGATCGGCTTCGACTTCGCCCGCCCGGCCAATCCGCCCGAACGCCAGGGCACGGCCTCGGGGATCGTCAACATCGGCGGCTTCAGCGCCTGCATGATCCTGCTCCTGGCCATCGGCGTCCTGCTCGACGCGACCGGCGACAACTACCGCGTCGCGTTCTGCGCGATCTTCGCGGTGGAAGCCCTGGGCATCTCCCAGATCCTCCGCCTGCGGGCCCGCGCGCTGCGCAGGGAGCGCGAGCGACTGGTGGCGAGCAGGGTCGAAACGGTCCACGTACCGGCGTAG
- a CDS encoding maleylpyruvate isomerase family mycothiol-dependent enzyme yields MSLHPSLQTYADAWSHSVEAISALVQPLADADWNRATPCPGWSVRDLISHVIGMDCEILGDPRPIHTLPRDLYHVRTEHQRYMEMQVDVRRHHTAPEMLGELEYTIIRRNRQLRNENRGPEATLRGPLGTEQTLEVAMRRRAFDVWVHEQDLRVALGQPGNLDSPGAYVARDELLQGLPKVVAKRAGAPANSAVVFDVSGPVEFLRTVRVDAEGRGSVDGAPSLGPLATLGMEWETYFRLACGRISAERAAGDVKSEGDEELVAAILAHFAVTP; encoded by the coding sequence GTGAGCCTCCATCCCAGCCTTCAGACCTATGCCGACGCCTGGTCCCACTCCGTGGAAGCGATATCCGCGCTGGTGCAGCCACTCGCGGACGCGGACTGGAACCGGGCGACCCCGTGCCCCGGCTGGTCGGTGCGGGACCTGATCTCCCACGTCATCGGCATGGACTGCGAGATCCTCGGCGACCCGCGCCCGATCCACACCCTGCCGCGCGACCTCTACCACGTCCGTACCGAGCACCAGCGGTACATGGAGATGCAGGTCGACGTCCGCCGCCACCACACGGCGCCCGAGATGCTCGGCGAGCTGGAGTACACGATCATCCGCCGCAACCGCCAGCTCCGGAACGAGAACCGGGGCCCGGAGGCGACGCTGCGCGGACCGCTCGGCACCGAGCAGACCCTCGAAGTCGCCATGCGGCGGCGCGCCTTCGACGTGTGGGTGCACGAGCAGGACCTGCGCGTCGCGCTCGGGCAGCCGGGAAACCTCGACTCGCCCGGCGCCTACGTCGCGCGGGACGAGCTGCTCCAGGGGCTGCCGAAGGTCGTCGCGAAGCGGGCGGGGGCCCCGGCGAACAGCGCCGTCGTCTTCGACGTGAGCGGGCCCGTCGAGTTCCTGCGGACGGTGCGGGTCGACGCGGAGGGGCGCGGGAGCGTGGACGGGGCGCCCTCGCTCGGCCCCCTCGCCACGCTGGGTATGGAGTGGGAGACGTACTTCCGGCTGGCGTGCGGGCGGATCTCCGCGGAGCGGGCGGCGGGTGACGTCAAGTCCGAGGGGGACGAGGAACTGGTCGCGGCGATCCTGGCCCACTTCGCCGTCACCCCCTGA
- a CDS encoding VOC family protein has translation MVQVLSSRILLRPTDPDRSRDFYGRKLGLAVHREFGTGEERGVVYFLGNGFLEVSGRSAEPPSSALGIWLQVPDAAAAHEELRRAGVEIAREPREEPWGLIEMWVRDPDGVRIAVIEVPERHPLRWRP, from the coding sequence ATGGTGCAGGTACTGAGCAGCAGGATTCTGCTGCGCCCCACGGACCCCGACCGCTCCCGCGATTTCTACGGCCGCAAGCTCGGCCTCGCCGTGCACAGGGAGTTCGGCACGGGCGAGGAGCGCGGCGTCGTCTACTTCCTGGGCAACGGCTTCCTGGAGGTCTCGGGCCGTTCCGCCGAACCCCCGTCGTCCGCGCTCGGCATCTGGCTCCAGGTCCCCGACGCGGCGGCGGCGCACGAGGAGTTGCGCCGCGCCGGGGTGGAGATCGCGCGCGAGCCCCGCGAGGAGCCGTGGGGACTCATCGAGATGTGGGTCCGCGATCCGGACGGGGTCCGGATCGCGGTCATCGAGGTGCCGGAGAGGCACCCTCTGCGCTGGCGCCCGTGA
- a CDS encoding LURP-one-related/scramblase family protein gives MRYLVRERLFSIGDDYWIEDESGRKVFLVDGKAMRVRQTFELKDEQGRVLVDIHQKLLSLMGEMIIEREGEHLAKVKRKRLSLLRNHFRVEMADGTELDVSGKILDREFAIEYDGELLAQISRRWFTVRDTYGVQVVREDVDPALLIAVTVCVIALAEGNDG, from the coding sequence ATGAGATATCTCGTGCGTGAGCGGCTGTTCTCCATCGGTGACGACTACTGGATCGAGGACGAGTCCGGTCGCAAGGTCTTCCTGGTCGACGGGAAGGCGATGCGGGTCCGGCAGACCTTCGAGCTGAAGGACGAGCAGGGGCGGGTGCTCGTCGACATCCACCAGAAGCTCCTGAGCCTCATGGGGGAGATGATCATCGAGCGCGAGGGTGAGCACCTCGCCAAGGTGAAGCGCAAGCGGCTCTCGCTCCTCCGCAACCACTTCCGGGTGGAGATGGCGGACGGGACCGAGCTGGACGTGAGCGGCAAGATCCTCGACCGCGAGTTCGCGATCGAGTACGACGGCGAACTGCTCGCGCAGATCTCGCGGCGCTGGTTCACCGTGCGCGACACGTACGGGGTCCAGGTCGTACGGGAGGACGTGGACCCCGCGCTCCTCATCGCCGTGACCGTGTGCGTGATCGCGCTCGCCGAGGGCAACGACGGCTGA